The following are from one region of the Erwinia billingiae Eb661 genome:
- a CDS encoding ShlB/FhaC/HecB family hemolysin secretion/activation protein, protein MFTKKITLIILCAMTLFLFQCHSYAASLAERDIDQFLREQNVTESQDAIEDEKKIQSAQEENRQQTANDRVADKNAGPKYLISKIEVTNDDLFATSKERNQIISSYQGTKMGRADIIKLIRELTNFYIGKGYSTSLVSLERTNLNSGILKLTVLWGKIESITINGKSDYGWRDRLQLFAAVPVAQDGKLNIQELDQGLENMLKVSPKTAIKVNATEKPGYSVVDYSDLDVRYFSFGAGLNNSGTEPQGDHQYYLTATGRNILGVNDSLSGRYSWYNMKDDKEHQYTAYGSLNLPYRYWNLDLSYLYSNYENYVGGTYGRYHGEGTSRRLSAKVSRLIGRDASGKFSAWAKVEKRYSTNFIENYKIAVSSKNYSNVSTGINYVGNVLDGWFYGDLSVVAGTPWFNASWTDDPDLKGYDIDFVKYVGYMTWKKNIASIKRIGLQYEGTTTFQYTNDTVVSSEQITVGDEYSVRGFKNDYIRAASGAVLSNNINFPVAINAYSFNTLTPFVGYDISVAKDNCDTRCNTQTLSGAAVGIKVSNNHFSAALTSAWPVSIPDDLKRNKIDRNVVYYNMNVNF, encoded by the coding sequence ATGTTTACTAAAAAAATAACCTTAATAATTTTATGCGCGATGACCCTGTTCCTTTTCCAGTGTCATTCCTATGCGGCATCCCTCGCCGAACGTGATATCGATCAATTTTTACGTGAACAGAACGTCACTGAAAGCCAGGATGCAATTGAAGACGAGAAGAAAATTCAGTCCGCGCAAGAGGAGAACCGCCAACAGACAGCAAACGATCGGGTGGCAGATAAAAATGCTGGCCCAAAATATCTTATTTCAAAAATAGAAGTCACCAATGATGATCTCTTCGCCACGTCGAAAGAAAGAAATCAGATTATCTCATCATATCAAGGTACGAAGATGGGAAGGGCGGATATTATAAAGCTAATCCGCGAATTAACCAATTTCTATATCGGAAAGGGGTATTCAACGTCTCTGGTCAGCCTGGAGAGAACCAATCTCAACAGTGGCATTCTCAAACTCACCGTGCTCTGGGGCAAGATCGAAAGCATCACCATAAACGGTAAAAGTGATTATGGCTGGAGGGACCGCCTACAGCTCTTTGCCGCGGTCCCTGTTGCCCAGGACGGCAAACTCAACATACAAGAGCTGGATCAAGGGCTGGAAAATATGTTGAAGGTATCGCCAAAAACCGCCATTAAAGTCAATGCAACTGAGAAGCCCGGCTATTCCGTTGTCGATTATAGCGATTTGGACGTTCGCTATTTTTCATTTGGCGCCGGGTTAAATAATTCCGGTACAGAGCCTCAAGGCGATCACCAATACTATCTGACGGCAACAGGCAGAAATATTCTTGGCGTAAATGACTCCTTATCCGGCAGGTACTCCTGGTACAACATGAAGGATGATAAAGAGCATCAGTATACGGCTTATGGTTCACTCAACCTGCCGTATCGCTACTGGAATCTCGATTTAAGCTATCTGTATTCGAATTATGAAAACTATGTCGGGGGTACCTATGGTCGTTACCATGGTGAGGGCACCTCACGCCGCTTATCAGCCAAAGTGAGTCGGCTGATTGGGCGCGATGCCAGCGGTAAATTTAGCGCCTGGGCGAAAGTTGAGAAGCGCTACAGCACTAACTTCATTGAAAATTACAAAATAGCGGTCAGTTCAAAAAACTACAGCAACGTTTCTACCGGCATTAACTATGTCGGAAACGTGCTTGACGGTTGGTTCTATGGCGATTTGTCGGTGGTGGCCGGCACCCCGTGGTTTAACGCGAGCTGGACAGACGATCCGGACCTTAAAGGCTATGACATCGATTTTGTGAAATACGTCGGCTATATGACATGGAAGAAAAATATTGCCAGCATCAAACGTATCGGCTTGCAGTATGAAGGCACGACAACATTCCAGTACACCAATGATACCGTGGTCAGCAGCGAGCAGATAACGGTAGGGGATGAATATTCGGTCAGGGGCTTTAAAAATGACTACATCCGCGCGGCATCAGGTGCTGTGCTATCCAATAACATTAATTTCCCTGTTGCTATTAATGCCTACTCTTTTAATACCCTGACGCCTTTTGTTGGTTACGATATTTCTGTGGCGAAAGATAATTGTGACACCAGGTGTAATACTCAAACCCTTTCAGGTGCAGCTGTCGGTATCAAAGTTTCAAACAACCATTTCTCTGCAGCATTAACATCCGCATGGCCAGTCAGTATACCTGACGATTTGAAGAGAAATAAAATCGACAGAAACGTTGTTTATTACAATATGAACGTTAATTTTTAA